A single genomic interval of Acidobacteriota bacterium harbors:
- a CDS encoding decaprenyl-phosphate phosphoribosyltransferase, whose protein sequence is MTATHPPGTPRPSVAASLFLALRPAQWTKNLIVFAALIFGQRLLDGEAVLRAVVAFFAFCALSGVVYVINDVVDRESDREHPLKRLRPIAAGHLSVATALVCAGLLLVAALAAAAWLGPAFLTHAAVYVLLQVGYSLSLKRQVILDVLSIALGFVVRASAGGAAIGVPVSQWLLVCTILLALFLALAKRRHEITLLGDDALRHRAILGEYTPYLVDQMIAVVTASTLMAYAFYTVSSDTVERFDTPWLGLTLPFPLYGIFRYLYLVHRRSQGGSPSELLLADRPLLLCVALWGATTVALIYHPWALAR, encoded by the coding sequence TTGACTGCTACGCATCCCCCCGGCACGCCGCGACCCTCCGTCGCGGCGTCGCTGTTTCTGGCGCTGCGTCCCGCGCAGTGGACCAAGAACCTGATCGTCTTCGCGGCGCTGATCTTCGGTCAGCGCCTCCTCGACGGCGAGGCGGTGCTGCGCGCCGTTGTGGCGTTTTTCGCCTTCTGCGCCCTCTCCGGTGTCGTCTACGTGATCAACGACGTCGTCGACCGCGAGAGCGATCGGGAGCATCCCCTGAAGCGACTGCGCCCGATCGCGGCCGGCCACCTGTCGGTGGCCACGGCGCTCGTGTGCGCCGGGCTGCTGCTCGTGGCGGCACTGGCCGCCGCGGCCTGGTTGGGCCCCGCCTTCCTGACGCACGCCGCCGTGTACGTGCTCCTGCAGGTCGGCTACTCGCTGAGCCTCAAGCGGCAGGTCATCCTCGACGTGCTCTCGATTGCGCTCGGCTTCGTCGTCAGGGCGTCGGCCGGCGGCGCGGCGATCGGCGTGCCCGTGAGCCAGTGGCTGCTGGTCTGCACCATCCTCCTGGCGCTGTTCCTCGCATTGGCCAAGCGCCGGCACGAGATCACACTGCTCGGCGACGATGCCCTCAGGCACCGCGCCATCCTGGGCGAGTACACGCCATATCTCGTGGACCAGATGATCGCCGTCGTGACGGCGTCCACGTTGATGGCGTACGCCTTCTACACCGTGAGCAGCGATACCGTGGAGCGCTTCGACACGCCGTGGCTGGGACTCACGTTGCCGTTCCCCCTGTACGGGATCTTCCGGTACCTTTACCTGGTCCATCGCCGCAGCCAGGGTGGCAGTCCGAGCGAATTGCTGCTCGCCGACCGCCCGCTGCTGCTGTGCGTGGCCCTCTGGGGCGCGACGACTGTCGCGCTGATCTACCATCCGTGGGCACTCGCCCGATGA
- a CDS encoding glycosyltransferase gives MTHPAERPEVSTAPLSVHQWVPAAHKGDAIGDSARRVRDMLRARGHASEIFALTIDEDLRHDVRPFGDPAAREGDVTIFHFALPSPMTQAFATLPGGRVLQYHNITPAHFFADYAPHIARLAMLGREELATLVGHVDLALGDSTYNREELDALGFAPTGVMPIALDLARITTAPRRPALEKVLGDGLTNVLFVGRVAPNKKIEDHIRLAEHYKRYVDSHYRFIFVGRYDAVPSYYATIRALMEKYQMPADRFWFTGPVPNADLAAFYRYASVYISLSEHEGFCVPLLEAMAAHVPVLAYGAAAVPETMGGAGVVFTPKDLEFAAEWLGRLTYDDRLRADIIKGQDARLAAFSEARLQADLDALLAPFA, from the coding sequence ATGACACATCCGGCGGAGCGGCCTGAGGTGTCGACCGCGCCGCTCAGCGTGCACCAGTGGGTGCCGGCCGCGCACAAGGGCGACGCCATCGGCGACTCGGCGCGCCGCGTGCGCGACATGCTGCGCGCGCGCGGACACGCCTCTGAAATCTTCGCGCTGACGATCGACGAGGACCTGCGGCACGACGTGCGGCCGTTCGGCGACCCCGCCGCGCGCGAGGGCGACGTCACGATCTTCCACTTCGCGCTGCCGTCGCCGATGACGCAGGCGTTCGCGACGCTGCCAGGCGGCCGCGTCCTCCAGTACCACAACATCACGCCGGCGCATTTCTTCGCCGACTACGCGCCGCACATCGCGCGCCTCGCGATGCTCGGGCGCGAGGAACTGGCCACGCTGGTCGGGCACGTCGACCTCGCGCTCGGCGACTCGACGTACAACCGCGAGGAACTCGACGCGCTCGGTTTCGCGCCGACCGGCGTGATGCCCATCGCGCTGGATCTGGCGCGCATCACCACGGCGCCGCGGCGGCCGGCGCTGGAGAAGGTGCTCGGCGACGGACTGACGAACGTCCTCTTTGTCGGGCGCGTTGCCCCCAACAAGAAGATCGAGGATCACATCAGGCTGGCCGAGCACTACAAGCGCTACGTGGACAGCCACTATCGCTTCATCTTCGTGGGCCGGTACGATGCGGTACCGTCCTACTACGCCACGATTCGCGCGCTCATGGAGAAGTACCAGATGCCCGCGGATCGGTTCTGGTTCACGGGCCCGGTGCCCAACGCGGACCTCGCGGCGTTCTATCGGTACGCGAGCGTCTACATCTCGCTGAGCGAGCACGAAGGGTTCTGCGTGCCGCTGCTCGAAGCGATGGCCGCGCACGTGCCGGTCCTCGCGTATGGCGCGGCGGCCGTGCCCGAGACCATGGGCGGCGCCGGCGTCGTGTTCACGCCCAAGGATCTCGAGTTCGCGGCCGAGTGGCTCGGCCGGCTCACGTACGACGACCGGCTGCGTGCCGACATCATCAAGGGCCAGGACGCGCGGCTCGCGGCGTTCAGCGAGGCGCGCCTGCAGGCCGACCTCGACGCGCTGCTCGCGCCGTTTGCCTGA
- a CDS encoding glycosyltransferase family 4 protein produces the protein MKLGIVVQRYGADINGGAEQHARYIAERLSQKHDVEVLTSCARDYVTWRNEYPAGEESIGRVRVRRFAVSRERDPDEFGRASFQVFDRQHSVADELAWLESEGPTSPALVSYVASHASAYDYLFFFSYRYHHSYHGIRAAAHKAILVPTAERDPAIGLGIFPPVFRGVRAIMYNSHEEQAMIRAASGNEAVPGVVVGVGSDIAQQAVAERFRRAYDIRGPFVLYVGRIDENKGCRELFQFFQQYLFTNRRPLQLVLAGKALLPIPDHPMVRHVGFISDQDKYDALAACEALMMPSFYESLSMVAIEAWAMGKPVLANAHCDVLQGQCLRSNAGLFYADAREFAETLHVLTSNRSLARALGENGRLYFRDNYAWPVIDARYDAMLAQLAQSPAGNGIEPLPGWFARRRATLPPAREVLASIPSGPAPRPAVTGARTRPEGPPRGGRGGMRRRRQGGRPAARQGR, from the coding sequence GTGAAGCTCGGGATCGTCGTCCAGCGGTACGGGGCCGACATCAACGGCGGCGCCGAGCAGCACGCGCGCTACATCGCCGAGCGGCTGTCGCAGAAGCACGACGTCGAGGTACTCACCTCGTGCGCGCGCGACTACGTGACGTGGCGCAACGAGTACCCGGCCGGCGAGGAGTCCATCGGCCGCGTGCGCGTGCGTCGCTTCGCCGTGTCGCGCGAGCGCGACCCCGACGAGTTCGGCCGCGCGTCGTTCCAGGTGTTCGATCGGCAACACTCGGTCGCCGACGAACTGGCGTGGCTCGAATCGGAAGGCCCGACCAGCCCGGCGCTGGTGTCCTACGTCGCCTCACACGCGTCAGCCTACGATTACCTGTTCTTCTTCAGCTACCGCTACCACCACAGCTATCACGGCATCAGGGCGGCGGCGCACAAGGCCATCCTCGTCCCGACGGCGGAGCGCGATCCGGCGATCGGTCTCGGCATCTTCCCGCCCGTGTTCCGCGGCGTGCGCGCCATCATGTACAACTCGCACGAGGAGCAGGCGATGATCCGCGCGGCCTCGGGCAACGAGGCCGTGCCTGGCGTGGTGGTGGGCGTCGGCTCCGACATCGCGCAGCAGGCCGTCGCCGAACGCTTCCGGCGCGCGTACGACATCCGCGGGCCGTTCGTCCTGTACGTCGGCCGGATCGACGAGAACAAGGGCTGCCGCGAACTGTTCCAGTTCTTCCAGCAGTACCTCTTCACGAACCGGCGTCCGCTGCAGCTCGTGCTCGCGGGCAAGGCGCTGCTGCCCATCCCCGATCACCCGATGGTGCGCCACGTCGGCTTCATCTCCGATCAGGACAAGTACGACGCGCTCGCCGCCTGCGAGGCGCTGATGATGCCGTCGTTCTACGAGAGCCTGTCGATGGTGGCCATCGAGGCGTGGGCGATGGGGAAGCCGGTCCTTGCCAACGCCCACTGCGACGTCCTGCAGGGCCAGTGCCTGCGCAGCAACGCGGGCCTCTTCTACGCCGATGCGCGCGAGTTCGCCGAGACGCTGCACGTGCTCACGAGCAACCGGTCGCTCGCGCGCGCGCTCGGCGAGAACGGGCGCCTGTACTTCCGCGACAACTACGCGTGGCCGGTGATCGACGCCCGCTACGACGCGATGCTCGCGCAGCTGGCGCAGTCGCCGGCGGGCAACGGGATCGAGCCGCTGCCCGGCTGGTTCGCCAGGCGGCGCGCCACGCTGCCGCCGGCACGCGAGGTGCTGGCGAGCATTCCGTCCGGACCGGCACCTCGTCCGGCCGTCACCGGTGCCCGGACACGACCCGAAGGTCCGCCGCGAGGCGGACGCGGCGGCATGCGCCGGCGCCGCCAGGGCGGACGACCCGCCGCGAGACAGGGGCGCTGA
- a CDS encoding STAS domain-containing protein — MQIDERVVGGVTILDLSGKMTLGEGDELLREKIASLVNAGQKHLLLNLEGVPYIDSAGLGEMVRSYTTVSRQGGTLKLLNLTKRIEDLLSITKLLTVFETFDSEAEAIQSYTA, encoded by the coding sequence ATGCAGATTGATGAACGGGTCGTCGGCGGCGTGACGATTCTGGATCTGTCGGGCAAGATGACGCTCGGCGAGGGTGACGAGCTGCTGCGCGAGAAGATCGCCAGCCTGGTCAACGCCGGCCAGAAGCACCTGCTGCTCAACCTCGAAGGCGTGCCCTACATCGACAGCGCGGGTCTCGGCGAGATGGTGCGGTCCTACACCACCGTGAGCCGGCAGGGCGGCACGCTCAAGCTGCTGAATCTCACCAAGCGCATCGAGGATCTCCTGTCGATCACCAAGTTGCTCACGGTGTTCGAGACCTTCGACAGCGAAGCGGAAGCCATCCAGAGCTACACGGCCTAG
- a CDS encoding glycosyltransferase, whose translation MAVVHQVLATLGYGDAIGHEVLGIQRVLRAAGHESDIFVQTADPRLEDLTRDYRELIDESSPDNVLIHHFSIGSRASRVAYALPDRMVLVYHNITPPEFFVDVHPLLVQLCFMGRRELGAYRDRCVLAVGDSAFNTRELVEAGFSRTGVLPVVPSFTHLADTAPGTIAESFDDGWTNILFVGRMIPNKKIDDLIRIFHAYKTQHNPRSRLLLVGSYGGFDLYFAMLQQLVATLKVPDVFFMGHVSNEELSAFYDVADLFLCASEHEGFCVPLMEAFHKRVPVLAHAATAVPSTMDGGGVLYETKNPSYVASLAHAILDDEELAGRILASQDAALARLAAQDFDGTLLRFVDEALAAPPGVAPRVPFDFWDQFEMQELLEEVRQYRPSALRALPERLADDTSGGAA comes from the coding sequence ATGGCTGTGGTCCACCAGGTGCTGGCCACGCTCGGCTACGGCGATGCGATCGGCCACGAGGTCCTCGGCATCCAGCGCGTGCTGCGTGCGGCGGGACACGAGTCGGACATCTTCGTGCAGACGGCCGATCCGCGGCTCGAGGATCTGACGCGCGACTACCGCGAGCTCATCGACGAGAGCTCGCCCGACAACGTCCTCATCCACCATTTCTCGATCGGGTCGCGTGCGAGCCGCGTGGCGTACGCACTGCCCGACAGGATGGTGCTCGTCTACCACAACATCACGCCGCCCGAGTTCTTCGTCGACGTCCATCCGCTGCTCGTGCAGCTCTGTTTCATGGGCCGCCGCGAGCTCGGCGCGTATCGCGACCGCTGCGTGCTCGCCGTGGGCGACTCGGCCTTCAACACGCGCGAACTGGTGGAGGCGGGATTTTCGCGCACGGGCGTATTGCCGGTGGTCCCGAGCTTCACGCACCTTGCCGATACGGCTCCGGGAACGATCGCCGAGAGCTTCGACGACGGGTGGACGAACATCCTGTTTGTCGGCCGGATGATCCCGAACAAGAAGATCGACGATCTGATCCGGATCTTCCACGCGTACAAGACGCAACACAACCCGCGATCGCGCCTGCTGCTCGTGGGATCGTACGGCGGCTTCGACCTCTACTTCGCGATGCTGCAACAGCTCGTGGCCACGTTGAAAGTGCCCGACGTGTTCTTCATGGGACACGTGAGCAACGAGGAGCTGTCTGCCTTCTACGACGTCGCCGATCTGTTCCTCTGCGCGAGCGAGCACGAAGGGTTCTGCGTCCCTCTCATGGAGGCGTTCCACAAGCGCGTGCCCGTACTCGCCCATGCCGCGACGGCCGTGCCGTCCACCATGGATGGCGGCGGCGTGCTCTACGAGACGAAGAACCCGTCGTACGTCGCGTCGCTCGCGCACGCCATCCTGGACGATGAGGAACTCGCCGGTCGGATCCTCGCCTCGCAGGACGCCGCGCTGGCCCGGCTGGCCGCGCAGGACTTCGACGGCACGCTGCTCCGCTTCGTCGACGAGGCGCTCGCCGCGCCACCGGGCGTGGCGCCAAGGGTACCGTTCGACTTCTGGGATCAGTTCGAGATGCAGGAACTGCTCGAGGAGGTCAGGCAGTACCGGCCGTCCGCGCTGAGGGCGCTTCCTGAGCGGCTCGCCGATGACACATCCGGCGGAGCGGCCTGA
- a CDS encoding MBL fold metallo-hydrolase, with the protein MLFRQITDAGLSQYAYLVGCQRTGDALLIDPQRDIDRYDAIAAAEGLRIAVVTETHIHADFLSGVREYAERPDVRIVLSKAGTPDWQYRWLEQSRAPVTLVGDGDRFMVGHIEIEARHTPGHTPEHLVFVVIDRGSGADTPIGVATGDFLFVGDVGRPDLLESAAGHAGAMRPSAEQLHASLARVSAWPEFMQVWPGHGAGSACGKALGAIPSSTVGYERRFNGALSLASGPREAFVEAVLSGQPEPPPYFARMKQLNRDGAPVLGTVPSPREITIADVVADPALVVLDTRRDRAAFLHAHLPGSLHAPATRQFLAAAGAFVEHTQSIVLLCAPAEVDTLVRQLARIGLDRVAGWVPVAAFDAWRTDGGVTTAIPRITFEESIPPGPDSVWLDVRGKAEHDADHVDGALQIAQSRLAVEQARVPRDRSVTVHCATGGRAALACAYLSRLGIDVRCVDDDFARWRRTAPATSA; encoded by the coding sequence GTGCTCTTCCGCCAGATCACAGATGCCGGCCTGTCGCAGTACGCCTACCTCGTGGGGTGCCAGCGGACGGGCGACGCGCTCCTGATCGATCCGCAGCGCGACATCGACCGCTACGACGCCATCGCCGCCGCCGAAGGGCTGCGCATCGCCGTCGTCACCGAGACGCACATCCACGCGGACTTCCTGTCGGGCGTGCGGGAATACGCCGAACGCCCCGACGTGCGCATCGTGCTGTCGAAGGCGGGGACGCCAGACTGGCAGTACCGCTGGCTGGAGCAGAGCCGCGCGCCCGTGACACTGGTCGGCGACGGCGATCGCTTCATGGTCGGCCACATCGAGATCGAGGCGCGACACACGCCCGGACACACGCCCGAGCATCTGGTGTTTGTCGTCATCGACCGCGGCAGCGGCGCCGATACGCCGATCGGCGTGGCCACCGGCGACTTCCTGTTCGTCGGCGACGTGGGTCGTCCCGACTTGCTCGAGTCAGCCGCCGGTCATGCCGGCGCGATGCGGCCGTCGGCCGAGCAACTCCACGCGTCGCTGGCGCGGGTGTCGGCGTGGCCGGAGTTCATGCAGGTGTGGCCGGGGCACGGTGCGGGGAGTGCGTGCGGCAAGGCGCTCGGTGCCATCCCCTCGTCGACGGTGGGTTACGAGCGCCGGTTCAACGGCGCGCTCTCACTGGCGTCTGGCCCCCGCGAGGCGTTCGTCGAGGCAGTCCTGTCCGGACAGCCGGAGCCGCCGCCGTACTTCGCGCGCATGAAGCAGCTCAATCGCGACGGCGCGCCCGTCCTCGGTACCGTGCCGTCGCCGCGCGAGATCACCATCGCCGACGTGGTGGCCGATCCCGCGCTCGTCGTGCTCGACACGCGGCGAGATCGCGCCGCGTTCCTGCACGCGCACCTGCCGGGCAGCCTCCATGCTCCGGCGACGCGGCAGTTCCTCGCGGCCGCCGGCGCGTTCGTCGAGCACACGCAGTCGATCGTCCTGTTGTGCGCGCCCGCCGAGGTCGACACGCTGGTCCGGCAGCTTGCGAGGATCGGTCTCGATCGTGTGGCGGGCTGGGTTCCGGTAGCGGCGTTCGACGCGTGGCGCACAGATGGAGGCGTCACGACAGCGATTCCAAGGATCACGTTCGAGGAGTCCATCCCGCCGGGACCTGACAGTGTATGGCTCGACGTGCGTGGCAAGGCCGAGCACGACGCCGATCACGTAGACGGCGCGTTGCAGATCGCGCAGAGTCGCCTGGCGGTGGAACAGGCACGCGTGCCGCGGGATCGCTCCGTCACCGTGCATTGCGCCACGGGCGGGCGCGCGGCCCTCGCCTGCGCGTACCTTTCGCGCCTGGGCATCGACGTGCGCTGCGTGGACGACGACTTCGCCCGCTGGCGCCGCACCGCCCCCGCCACGTCCGCCTGA
- a CDS encoding glycosyltransferase: MKIAFIIQRYGTEILGGSEYHCRLIAERMAVRNHVDVLTTCAREYTTWKNEYPEGTDRIRGVNVRRFASARTRDLTAFNALSDWIFNYPHTREDEMRWLEEQGPWCPALLEYLQRSHQQYDVLIFFTYLYAPTVLGLGIAPQKSILVPTAHDEPAIQLGIYRELFATANAIAFNTESEKAFLQHTFDIRTIVDETVGCGVDLLDTEGHGKPRRGVDAPLEGPLVPDEEEPAPAQSAKEGVVRGRRGRGPRHERPAADRKRGIGEAFRRRHRLFGHVALYGGRIDPGKGCEELFEYFSTYRESGGDATLALMGAKLMPIPETPWIRFAGMLPEAERLQALDAADVVVVPSPLESLSLLALEAMAMGTPVLCNARADVLVEHCRRSNAGLYYANREEFVEALALLMADARLRRAMGRNGRAYVQANYRWDVILGKYDRLIGGLTSGAPARR; encoded by the coding sequence GTGAAGATCGCTTTCATCATCCAGCGCTACGGCACCGAGATCCTCGGCGGATCCGAGTACCACTGCCGGCTCATCGCCGAGCGGATGGCGGTGCGGAACCACGTCGACGTGCTCACGACGTGCGCGCGCGAGTACACCACCTGGAAGAACGAGTATCCGGAAGGCACCGACCGCATCCGCGGCGTCAACGTGCGGCGGTTCGCCAGCGCGCGGACGCGCGATCTCACGGCCTTCAACGCGCTCTCGGACTGGATCTTCAACTATCCGCACACCCGTGAGGACGAGATGCGGTGGCTGGAGGAACAGGGGCCGTGGTGCCCGGCGCTGCTCGAATACCTGCAGCGCTCGCACCAGCAGTACGACGTGCTGATCTTCTTCACGTACCTGTACGCACCGACGGTGCTCGGCCTCGGCATCGCGCCGCAGAAGAGCATCCTGGTTCCCACCGCGCACGACGAGCCCGCCATCCAGCTCGGGATCTATCGCGAGCTCTTCGCCACGGCCAACGCCATCGCCTTCAACACGGAGAGCGAGAAGGCGTTTCTCCAGCACACCTTCGACATCCGCACCATCGTCGACGAGACGGTGGGGTGTGGCGTCGATCTGCTCGACACCGAGGGACACGGCAAGCCGCGGCGCGGCGTCGACGCGCCGCTCGAAGGACCGCTCGTGCCGGATGAGGAGGAGCCTGCGCCGGCGCAGTCGGCCAAGGAGGGTGTGGTGCGCGGCAGGCGCGGACGCGGTCCGCGCCACGAGCGGCCGGCCGCCGATCGCAAGCGCGGGATCGGCGAGGCGTTCAGGCGTCGCCATCGGCTGTTCGGCCACGTCGCCCTGTATGGCGGTCGTATCGATCCGGGAAAGGGGTGCGAGGAGCTGTTCGAGTACTTCAGCACCTATCGTGAGTCGGGCGGCGACGCGACGCTCGCGTTGATGGGCGCCAAGCTGATGCCCATCCCGGAGACTCCGTGGATCCGGTTCGCCGGCATGCTGCCGGAAGCCGAACGCCTGCAGGCGCTCGACGCCGCCGACGTGGTGGTGGTGCCGTCGCCGCTCGAGAGCCTGTCGCTCCTGGCCCTCGAAGCGATGGCGATGGGCACGCCCGTGCTGTGCAACGCGCGCGCGGACGTGCTCGTGGAGCACTGCCGTCGCAGCAACGCCGGGCTGTACTACGCCAATCGCGAGGAGTTCGTCGAGGCGCTCGCCCTCCTGATGGCCGACGCGCGCCTGCGCCGCGCGATGGGCCGCAACGGCCGGGCCTACGTGCAGGCCAACTATCGATGGGACGTGATCCTCGGCAAGTACGACCGCCTGATCGGTGGCCTCACGAGCGGCGCGCCAGCGCGCCGCTGA
- a CDS encoding sigma-54-dependent Fis family transcriptional regulator, with product MATGKGTILVVDDEEVMREVLEALLMREGYDVRLAVDGTEGLELARSQSFDAAVVDVMMPGIDGMAVLGELRALDEDLPVIIVTAFGSIESATSAMKRGAFDYITKPFKNDEVAVVVRNAVERSRLARENRILKQNLQTHGSRFANIIGRSGKMRQVFDLVIQAAPSRSTVLVYGESGTGKELVARALHNNSLRAEKPFVTVNSGNLPPDLLESNLFGHVKGAFTGAVAPKKGLFEVADKGSIFFDEIGNVPLETQAKLLRVIQEREFMRLGGVDTIKVDVRIIAATNVDLRTMVDDGRFREDLYYRLHVITVNLPPLRARKEDIPLLVQHFLEKYGEENNRRDLELAPEALDLLLDYDWPGNVRELENVIERAVVLCPGSRIGPDLIPDTVRNTRRFQLPNFVLPPEGISFKEVTGDFERRLIETTLEAAGGVQKRAAELLHIKPTTLNEMIKRYEIRPRRRRSSDEPEPVR from the coding sequence ATGGCCACTGGCAAGGGAACGATTCTCGTCGTCGACGACGAAGAGGTGATGCGTGAAGTGCTCGAGGCGCTGTTGATGCGCGAGGGCTACGACGTCCGCCTCGCCGTCGACGGCACCGAAGGCCTGGAACTCGCGCGGAGTCAGTCCTTCGACGCGGCAGTCGTCGACGTCATGATGCCCGGCATCGACGGCATGGCCGTGCTGGGCGAGTTGCGCGCGCTCGACGAGGACCTGCCCGTCATCATCGTCACGGCGTTCGGCTCGATCGAGTCGGCGACGTCGGCCATGAAGCGCGGCGCGTTCGACTACATCACCAAGCCGTTCAAGAACGACGAAGTGGCGGTGGTGGTGCGCAACGCGGTGGAGCGCTCACGACTCGCGCGCGAGAACCGCATCCTCAAGCAGAACCTGCAGACGCACGGCAGTCGCTTTGCCAACATCATCGGGCGCAGCGGCAAGATGCGGCAGGTCTTCGATCTCGTGATCCAGGCCGCACCGAGCCGTTCGACGGTGCTCGTCTACGGCGAGAGCGGCACGGGCAAGGAACTCGTTGCGCGGGCGCTGCACAACAACTCGCTGCGCGCCGAGAAGCCGTTCGTGACGGTCAACTCCGGCAACCTGCCGCCCGATCTGCTCGAGAGCAACCTGTTCGGCCACGTGAAGGGGGCGTTCACGGGTGCCGTCGCGCCGAAGAAGGGGCTCTTCGAGGTCGCCGACAAGGGCAGCATCTTCTTCGACGAGATCGGCAACGTGCCGCTCGAGACGCAGGCCAAGCTGCTGCGCGTGATCCAGGAACGCGAGTTCATGCGTCTCGGCGGCGTGGACACGATCAAGGTCGACGTCCGCATCATCGCCGCCACCAACGTCGATCTCCGCACGATGGTCGACGATGGGCGGTTCCGCGAGGACCTGTACTACAGGCTGCACGTCATCACCGTGAACCTGCCACCGCTGCGCGCGCGCAAGGAAGACATCCCGCTGCTCGTACAGCACTTCCTCGAGAAGTACGGCGAGGAGAACAACAGGCGGGATCTCGAACTGGCACCGGAAGCGCTCGACCTGCTGCTCGACTACGACTGGCCGGGGAACGTGCGCGAACTGGAGAACGTGATCGAGCGCGCCGTGGTCCTGTGCCCGGGCTCGCGCATCGGGCCGGACCTGATCCCGGACACCGTGCGCAACACGCGCCGGTTCCAGTTGCCGAACTTCGTGCTGCCGCCGGAAGGCATCTCCTTCAAGGAGGTCACGGGCGACTTCGAGCGCCGCCTCATCGAGACCACGCTCGAAGCGGCAGGCGGCGTGCAAAAGCGCGCGGCGGAGTTGCTCCACATCAAGCCGACCACGCTGAACGAGATGATCAAGCGCTACGAGATCCGTCCGCGACGCCGCAGGAGCAGCGACGAGCCCGAACCCGTCAGGTAG